The Mycolicibacterium mageritense genome contains a region encoding:
- a CDS encoding MBL fold metallo-hydrolase has protein sequence MDQIELGDVTVTRVKEYYGSVQMGPADFFPDSTNHDWEANKHWLAPDFWDPGTDQCISAIQTWVLRSEGRTILVDTGVGNHKERPYVPVWNHLDTAFLDNLAAAGVSPDDVDLVINTHLHIDHVGWNTRLDGSTWVPTFPNATYLMPQRDFDFWNPANGHKPAASRGSLNVFEDSVAPVHQAGLTHLWDETYQIDKNLRLDLAPGHTPGSSVLTLESGGDRAVFVGDLIHTPLQIVTPNTNSCFCEDPAESRNTRHKLLGRVSDDNALLFPAHLGGHGAVEVVRDGSRFAIKGWAGFARIS, from the coding sequence ATGGATCAGATCGAGTTGGGCGACGTCACCGTCACCCGCGTCAAGGAGTACTACGGCTCCGTGCAAATGGGGCCCGCCGACTTCTTCCCGGACAGCACCAATCACGATTGGGAAGCAAACAAACACTGGCTGGCCCCTGATTTCTGGGATCCCGGCACCGATCAGTGCATTTCGGCGATCCAGACCTGGGTGCTGCGCAGCGAGGGACGCACCATCCTGGTCGACACCGGTGTCGGCAACCACAAGGAACGGCCCTATGTCCCGGTGTGGAACCACCTCGACACCGCGTTCCTCGACAACCTGGCCGCCGCAGGCGTTTCTCCCGATGACGTCGACCTGGTGATCAACACCCATCTGCACATCGACCACGTCGGCTGGAACACCCGCCTGGACGGTTCGACGTGGGTGCCCACCTTCCCGAACGCGACCTACCTGATGCCACAACGCGATTTCGACTTCTGGAACCCGGCCAATGGCCACAAACCAGCCGCCAGCCGCGGAAGTCTGAATGTGTTCGAGGACAGCGTCGCCCCGGTCCACCAAGCCGGGTTGACCCATCTGTGGGACGAGACCTACCAGATCGACAAGAACCTGCGGCTGGACCTCGCGCCCGGACATACCCCCGGCTCGTCGGTCCTGACATTGGAATCCGGCGGAGACCGTGCAGTGTTCGTCGGCGATCTCATCCACACCCCGCTGCAGATCGTCACGCCTAACACCAACAGTTGCTTCTGCGAAGACCCCGCGGAATCACGCAACACCAGGCACAAGCTGCTGGGTCGGGTCAGCGACGACAATGCGCTGCTGTTCCCGGCACACCTCGGTGGACACGGCGCTGTCGAAGTGGTCCGCGACGGCTCCCGTTTCGCCATCAAGGGCTGGGCCGGCTTCGCCCGTATCAGCTGA
- a CDS encoding carboxylesterase/lipase family protein: MSQNNTTVVRTPYGAVCGIRDQSGERYLAIPYAATPTGAARFAPPAPHPGWDGVRDATRHGATAPQPVRDFGALDMRPYFGPGWVRGADYLTLDVHTPGADDAARPVMVFVHGGGFVTGSSQAALYDSGAFTRDGVVLVTLNYRLGIAGFLDVSGAPRNRGLLDVLAALRWVRDTISTFGGDPGNITLFGQSAGATLVGALLATSEATGLFHRAVMQSGSGTGAFTPEQAARVTRAAAAELGVQPTADGFADVPDEQFVAVLPALAGLDLRTATATDPLVGLSPFSLVLDRQPADALADSPAADVALLIGTNTEEGNLYLVPQGTFDTSQHADVVAVAAQTHSDPHAAAAAVAADRPHATHGELRSTLLGEALFGVGSARMAQAHSSISQRGTYVYRFGFRSTALGGKLGAAHTVELPFVFDIADSPWLHGDTGLLGPDPVPDGLARRMHASWVAFARNGSPGWNGYRSDDVAVQHFE, encoded by the coding sequence TTGTCTCAGAACAACACAACCGTCGTCCGAACCCCGTACGGAGCGGTGTGCGGTATCCGCGACCAGAGCGGCGAGCGTTACCTCGCCATCCCCTATGCCGCCACCCCGACGGGAGCCGCCCGCTTCGCTCCACCGGCACCGCACCCGGGTTGGGACGGCGTCCGGGACGCGACACGTCACGGGGCGACGGCGCCGCAGCCGGTCCGCGACTTCGGCGCACTGGACATGCGGCCGTATTTCGGCCCCGGGTGGGTGCGCGGCGCGGACTACCTGACGCTCGATGTGCACACTCCCGGCGCCGACGATGCGGCGCGACCGGTGATGGTGTTCGTCCACGGCGGCGGATTCGTCACCGGGTCGTCGCAGGCCGCGCTGTACGACAGCGGGGCCTTCACCCGTGACGGCGTCGTGCTCGTTACCCTCAACTATCGCTTGGGGATCGCCGGATTTCTCGATGTCTCCGGAGCGCCCCGCAACCGCGGACTGCTCGACGTGCTGGCCGCGCTGCGCTGGGTCCGCGACACGATCAGTACCTTCGGCGGAGACCCCGGAAACATAACGCTGTTCGGCCAGTCCGCCGGCGCCACTTTGGTGGGAGCCCTGCTCGCCACATCCGAGGCCACCGGCTTGTTCCACCGGGCTGTCATGCAGAGCGGTAGCGGCACAGGTGCGTTCACACCTGAGCAGGCGGCCCGAGTCACGCGGGCTGCAGCAGCCGAGCTGGGCGTGCAACCCACCGCGGACGGGTTCGCAGACGTTCCCGATGAACAGTTCGTGGCCGTGCTGCCCGCGCTGGCAGGACTTGACCTGCGAACCGCTACCGCCACCGACCCACTCGTGGGCCTGAGTCCGTTCAGCCTCGTCCTGGACAGGCAGCCCGCCGATGCATTGGCGGACAGTCCGGCGGCCGACGTCGCTCTGCTCATCGGCACCAACACCGAAGAGGGCAACCTCTATCTCGTCCCCCAGGGCACCTTCGATACGTCACAGCACGCTGATGTCGTGGCCGTTGCAGCCCAGACACATTCGGACCCGCACGCCGCGGCGGCGGCTGTGGCCGCCGACCGTCCACATGCCACTCACGGCGAACTACGCTCGACCCTGCTCGGCGAGGCGCTTTTCGGTGTCGGCTCCGCTCGGATGGCGCAGGCCCACTCGTCGATTTCACAGCGCGGAACCTACGTCTATCGTTTCGGATTCCGATCGACAGCGCTTGGCGGCAAGCTCGGTGCGGCACACACCGTGGAGCTTCCCTTTGTCTTCGACATTGCCGATTCCCCGTGGCTGCACGGGGATACGGGCCTGCTGGGGCCCGATCCGGTTCCGGACGGTCTGGCCCGGCGGATGCACGCCTCGTGGGTGGCGTTCGCCCGTAACGGTTCTCCTGGCTGGAACGGCTATCGCAGCGATGACGTTGCAGTGCAGCACTTCGAGTAG
- a CDS encoding MFS transporter: MATAAPNQARKAGIAALVGTTLEWYDFLIYGTAAALVLNSHFFPNADPTVGTLAAFATYAVGFLARPLGGIVLGNMGDKLGRKKMLIFTIVLMGLATTFIGVLPNYGAIGVWAPLLLILLRLLQGFGAGGEYAGAVVLSVEHGDQQRRGLAGAWAPTGFALATLLSTGVYQLATLLPEDAFQSWGWRVPFLLGAVLLAVGYFIRRSIDETEAYENAVQAEAAGIAQETKIPVLESIRRSPRNFLVVVGARMAENGFAYLFPVFAVGFAVNNLGVERSTTLLAVVIASAIQVVFIPIWAHLSDRIGRRPVYAGGALLSVLWLVPFFMLLQTLSSPLLILGFVVGLGILYPAMLAPQAAYFAELFDTRTRLSGFAFAREIGSVLAGGFLPLIATALIAAFGHWWVIVVYLGLLTALTLVALAYGPETSRREIIQAGAAKAPQPQATTTA, from the coding sequence ATGGCAACCGCCGCACCCAACCAGGCCCGCAAGGCGGGCATCGCCGCCCTGGTCGGCACCACCCTGGAGTGGTACGACTTCCTCATCTACGGCACCGCGGCGGCGCTGGTGCTCAACAGCCACTTCTTCCCCAACGCCGACCCCACCGTCGGCACGCTCGCGGCCTTCGCCACCTACGCCGTGGGGTTCCTGGCGCGTCCGCTCGGCGGCATCGTGCTGGGCAACATGGGCGACAAACTGGGTCGCAAGAAGATGTTGATCTTCACCATCGTGTTGATGGGTCTGGCCACCACATTTATCGGTGTGCTGCCCAACTACGGCGCCATCGGTGTATGGGCGCCGCTCCTGCTGATCCTGCTTCGGCTGTTGCAGGGTTTCGGGGCCGGCGGCGAGTATGCCGGCGCCGTAGTGCTTTCCGTCGAGCACGGAGATCAGCAGCGCCGCGGCCTGGCCGGTGCCTGGGCGCCGACCGGCTTCGCGCTGGCCACCTTGCTCTCGACCGGGGTGTACCAACTCGCCACGCTGCTGCCGGAGGACGCGTTCCAGAGTTGGGGTTGGCGGGTGCCGTTCCTGCTGGGCGCTGTTCTGCTGGCCGTCGGTTACTTCATCCGTCGCAGCATCGACGAGACCGAAGCGTACGAGAATGCAGTGCAGGCCGAGGCGGCCGGGATTGCGCAGGAGACCAAGATCCCGGTCCTGGAGTCCATTCGCCGCAGCCCGCGCAACTTCCTCGTCGTGGTCGGAGCCCGCATGGCGGAGAACGGGTTTGCGTATCTGTTCCCGGTCTTCGCGGTGGGATTCGCCGTCAACAACCTCGGAGTGGAGCGCAGCACCACCCTGCTGGCGGTGGTGATCGCGTCCGCGATCCAGGTGGTGTTCATCCCGATCTGGGCGCACCTGAGCGACCGGATCGGTCGTCGGCCGGTGTACGCGGGCGGCGCGCTGCTGTCCGTACTGTGGTTGGTGCCGTTCTTCATGCTGCTCCAGACCCTGAGTTCCCCGCTGCTGATCCTGGGTTTCGTTGTGGGACTGGGAATTCTGTATCCAGCGATGCTTGCGCCGCAGGCGGCTTACTTCGCCGAGCTTTTCGATACCCGGACCAGGCTGTCCGGTTTCGCATTCGCCCGGGAGATCGGGTCGGTGCTGGCCGGTGGTTTTCTGCCGCTCATCGCCACCGCGTTGATCGCTGCGTTCGGCCACTGGTGGGTGATCGTGGTTTACCTCGGCCTCTTGACCGCCCTGACGCTTGTCGCACTGGCTTACGGCCCGGAGACCAGCCGCAGGGAGATCATCCAGGCCGGCGCGGCGAAGGCGCCGCAACCACAGGCAACCACGACAGCTTGA
- a CDS encoding dihydroxy-acid dehydratase, with amino-acid sequence MTDNFERAPGGGLRSNFTPGSTRWAVRRAQWSAMGISVEDQQKPKIAIVNTSSKLSVCFAHLDDVALRVADAIREAGGLPFEIRTTAPSDFVTSAGRKARYLMPTRDLIVNDVEAAVEGAVLDGIVFLSSCDKTTPAHLMAAARLDLPSIVVIGGYQKGGRYSGCSVDIDTVYESVGALAAGTMTIDQLGELADEAIEGPGVCAGLATANTMHCMAEALGMTVAGSAPTRANSAAMLDSAAAAGRRIVTMVEENLTARQVITADSIENAIEVALALGGSVNCIRHLTAIAAEADLDIDVVGLFEKLGRDAVQLAAIRPNGSHQVWDLDGIGGVQTVMRTLLPRLHGDAMTVDGRSVAQRAVHARPADGDVLHDLDDPINDEPGLIILRGSLAPDGSIVKVAGVGKATRRQFAGPAKVFVGEDAAITALGNNRIQRGDVIVLRGMGPRGGPGTVFAASFVAALNGAGLGGEVAVVTDGELSGLNHGLVVGQVMPEAADGGPLAGLQDGDIIRIDLDARRVDTHPVRDGGPVRAAGEVPERGWLGQYAALVGPIQGGAVLRRPTR; translated from the coding sequence GTGACCGACAACTTCGAGCGTGCCCCCGGCGGCGGTTTGCGCAGCAACTTCACCCCGGGCAGCACCAGGTGGGCGGTCCGCCGCGCTCAGTGGAGCGCGATGGGCATCAGCGTTGAGGATCAACAGAAACCGAAGATCGCGATCGTCAACACGTCGTCCAAACTGTCAGTGTGCTTCGCCCATCTCGACGATGTGGCGCTGCGGGTGGCCGACGCCATCCGCGAGGCCGGCGGGCTGCCATTTGAGATACGCACCACGGCCCCCAGCGATTTCGTCACCAGCGCCGGCCGCAAGGCGCGGTATCTCATGCCCACCCGGGATCTGATCGTCAACGACGTGGAGGCCGCGGTCGAGGGCGCGGTCCTGGACGGCATCGTGTTCCTGTCGTCGTGCGACAAGACCACCCCGGCGCACCTGATGGCGGCGGCCCGCCTGGACCTGCCCTCGATCGTGGTGATCGGCGGCTATCAGAAGGGCGGCCGGTACAGCGGCTGCTCGGTCGACATCGACACGGTCTACGAATCGGTGGGCGCCCTCGCCGCCGGCACCATGACCATCGATCAGCTGGGCGAGCTCGCCGACGAGGCGATCGAGGGGCCGGGGGTGTGCGCCGGTCTGGCGACGGCGAACACCATGCACTGTATGGCCGAGGCGCTGGGTATGACGGTGGCCGGTTCTGCGCCGACCCGCGCCAACTCGGCAGCCATGCTGGACAGCGCCGCCGCCGCGGGCCGGCGGATTGTGACGATGGTCGAGGAGAATCTGACCGCCCGCCAGGTCATCACGGCAGACTCGATTGAGAACGCCATCGAAGTGGCGCTGGCACTGGGTGGTTCGGTGAACTGCATCCGGCACCTGACGGCCATCGCCGCCGAGGCCGATCTGGACATCGACGTGGTGGGACTGTTCGAGAAGCTCGGACGAGACGCGGTGCAGCTGGCCGCGATCCGGCCCAACGGCAGCCACCAGGTGTGGGATCTCGATGGGATCGGTGGCGTTCAGACGGTGATGAGAACACTGCTGCCACGGTTACACGGTGACGCGATGACCGTCGACGGCCGCAGCGTCGCCCAACGGGCCGTGCACGCCCGCCCCGCCGACGGTGACGTCCTGCATGACCTCGACGATCCGATCAACGACGAGCCAGGCCTGATCATCCTGCGCGGTTCACTGGCTCCGGACGGATCCATCGTCAAGGTCGCCGGCGTGGGCAAGGCCACTCGCCGCCAGTTCGCCGGGCCGGCCAAGGTGTTCGTGGGCGAGGACGCCGCCATTACGGCACTGGGAAACAACAGGATTCAGCGCGGTGACGTGATCGTGCTCCGCGGTATGGGTCCGCGCGGCGGGCCGGGCACCGTGTTCGCGGCCAGCTTCGTCGCCGCACTCAACGGTGCCGGACTGGGCGGGGAGGTTGCGGTGGTCACCGACGGTGAGCTGTCCGGACTCAACCACGGTCTCGTCGTCGGTCAGGTGATGCCCGAGGCGGCCGACGGCGGCCCGCTGGCGGGACTGCAGGACGGTGACATCATCAGAATCGACCTCGACGCCCGCCGGGTCGACACGCACCCGGTGCGTGACGGCGGGCCGGTGCGTGCGGCGGGGGAAGTTCCCGAACGCGGATGGCTCGGCCAGTACGCCGCACTGGTCGGCCCCATTCAAGGTGGCGCCGTGTTGCGCCGACCCACTCGCTGA
- a CDS encoding FAD-dependent oxidoreductase, which yields MTDISVEWRLNLGLGGAAIRRFPLLDEVDVAVVGAGAAGVAAATIAAEAGAHVLVIEKYGFAGGAAVAGLSGTICGMYLASEDARRPEQVVHGFTERFAAELTSRGGLTEPQRYGKTFTAAHDPLMWRESADGLLTGAGARILFHTQVIDVLVEDGYYRGLLVASNAGVGVIRAARIIDASGDGAVVARGGGDYRFGADGRIQNPTMFFRLGNVDTERFWAAWGDDTISPAWVTEAIDDARAGGVDLPRNKIWIFATSRPRELLVNATRLTAPDGRMLNVIDPADFTLAEIGGRRQVRDYARFLCGTVPGCADAFVVDTGVEAGIRQTRTVAGVQTLRDSDVVDGTKRADSICRSPWPIELHDGEKPRLHWLLDDYYDVPFGALVPERGEDVIVAGRCLSAEHQALASARVTAQCFEYGHAAAVATIVSLESGAAYRDLDVRDIQTRMIANGSALEPVTAAAAYSERQEL from the coding sequence ATGACTGATATATCGGTTGAATGGCGGTTGAATCTCGGTCTCGGCGGGGCTGCGATCAGACGTTTTCCGCTGCTCGACGAGGTGGATGTCGCGGTGGTCGGCGCCGGGGCGGCGGGAGTTGCCGCAGCTACGATCGCCGCCGAAGCGGGCGCGCACGTGCTGGTGATCGAGAAGTACGGGTTCGCCGGCGGGGCGGCAGTGGCCGGGTTGTCGGGGACGATCTGCGGGATGTACCTGGCGTCCGAGGACGCCCGTCGTCCTGAGCAGGTGGTCCACGGTTTCACCGAGCGTTTTGCTGCAGAGCTCACCTCGCGCGGTGGTCTCACCGAACCACAGCGATACGGCAAAACCTTCACCGCGGCACACGACCCCCTGATGTGGCGCGAGTCCGCCGACGGGCTGCTGACCGGCGCCGGCGCGCGCATCCTGTTCCACACCCAGGTAATCGATGTCCTGGTCGAGGACGGCTACTACCGCGGTCTGCTGGTGGCATCCAACGCCGGAGTCGGCGTGATACGGGCCGCTCGAATCATCGACGCGTCCGGCGACGGCGCGGTCGTGGCGCGCGGCGGCGGCGACTACCGCTTCGGTGCCGACGGACGTATCCAGAATCCGACCATGTTCTTCCGGCTGGGCAACGTCGACACGGAGAGATTCTGGGCGGCGTGGGGCGATGACACCATCAGTCCGGCGTGGGTGACTGAGGCGATCGACGACGCCCGTGCCGGCGGTGTTGACCTGCCGCGCAACAAGATCTGGATCTTCGCGACCAGCCGGCCGAGGGAGTTGCTGGTCAACGCCACCAGGCTGACGGCGCCTGACGGCCGGATGCTCAACGTCATCGACCCCGCCGACTTCACTCTTGCCGAGATCGGCGGCCGCCGACAGGTTCGCGACTATGCCCGCTTTCTCTGCGGAACTGTGCCCGGATGTGCTGACGCGTTTGTCGTCGACACCGGCGTGGAAGCCGGAATTCGGCAGACCCGGACGGTGGCCGGGGTCCAGACCTTGCGCGACAGCGACGTGGTGGACGGAACCAAACGGGCGGACTCGATCTGCCGTTCCCCCTGGCCGATCGAACTGCACGACGGCGAAAAGCCGCGGCTGCACTGGTTGTTGGACGACTACTACGACGTGCCGTTCGGTGCGCTGGTGCCTGAACGCGGTGAGGACGTCATCGTCGCGGGCCGGTGCCTGAGTGCCGAACACCAGGCGCTGGCCTCGGCCCGCGTCACGGCGCAGTGCTTCGAATACGGCCACGCGGCGGCGGTGGCCACCATCGTGTCGCTGGAGTCCGGTGCCGCGTACCGCGATCTCGACGTGCGCGACATCCAGACCCGGATGATCGCCAACGGCAGTGCACTCGAACCCGTGACCGCTGCCGCGGCATACTCGGAAAGGCAGGAACTGTGA
- a CDS encoding GntR family transcriptional regulator, giving the protein MTGTMPNKADQAFLQIERLIVLQELAPGTLVSEKQLMELTGLGRTPVREALQRLARERLVEIHANRGVLVSAASIEAQLKLLELRRTLEPFAVRLAAQRANAQQRRSAAALAEQVLAATTSVDDFATFLRDAHALVVSATHNEFVEVAMAPLQGLSRRFWFANLTDPQQDLTEAGKLHTAILAAIAAGDAEAAEAASLALSDYLLAFAYATLPPREQS; this is encoded by the coding sequence ATGACCGGCACCATGCCCAACAAGGCCGACCAGGCGTTCCTTCAGATAGAGCGCTTGATCGTGCTGCAGGAGCTTGCGCCTGGCACGTTGGTGTCGGAGAAACAACTCATGGAGCTCACCGGGCTCGGGCGTACGCCGGTCCGCGAGGCGCTGCAACGCCTGGCGCGCGAGCGGCTCGTCGAGATACATGCGAATCGGGGCGTGCTGGTGTCCGCAGCCTCGATCGAGGCACAACTCAAACTGCTCGAACTGCGCCGGACATTGGAGCCGTTCGCCGTCCGGCTCGCGGCGCAGCGGGCCAACGCACAGCAGCGTCGCAGTGCGGCCGCACTCGCCGAGCAGGTTCTCGCCGCCACCACGTCGGTGGACGATTTCGCAACGTTCCTGCGGGACGCGCACGCGCTGGTGGTCAGCGCGACGCACAACGAATTCGTCGAGGTGGCGATGGCGCCACTGCAGGGATTGTCCAGGCGGTTCTGGTTCGCCAATCTCACCGACCCGCAACAAGATCTAACCGAAGCCGGCAAATTGCACACCGCGATCCTCGCCGCCATCGCGGCCGGAGACGCCGAAGCCGCTGAAGCGGCGTCGCTCGCGCTCAGCGACTACCTGTTGGCCTTCGCCTATGCCACACTGCCGCCCCGCGAACAGAGCTGA
- a CDS encoding DUF3237 domain-containing protein: MKLEPEFSYTAELAEPQIVGPGPYGLRQVLAVTGGKVTGNRFSGTAAPGGGDWLLAGDDGYGRLDVRAQFYTDDGAVIYMSYQGLVEVNDAAAAALGGAATGTDFGEHYFVTTPRLESGDPRYTWVNQTIFVGQGRIQPGPVVEFQVFRVVT, encoded by the coding sequence GTGAAGTTGGAGCCGGAGTTCTCCTACACCGCCGAACTGGCCGAACCGCAGATCGTCGGCCCGGGCCCCTACGGACTACGCCAGGTGCTCGCCGTCACCGGAGGCAAAGTCACCGGAAACCGATTCAGCGGCACCGCCGCCCCCGGCGGCGGCGACTGGCTACTGGCCGGCGACGACGGCTACGGCCGACTCGACGTGCGCGCCCAGTTCTACACCGACGACGGCGCCGTCATCTACATGAGCTACCAAGGCCTCGTCGAGGTCAACGACGCCGCCGCAGCCGCGCTCGGCGGCGCTGCCACCGGCACCGACTTCGGCGAGCACTACTTCGTCACCACCCCACGCCTGGAATCCGGCGACCCCCGATACACCTGGGTCAACCAAACCATCTTCGTCGGACAAGGACGCATCCAACCCGGACCCGTCGTCGAATTCCAAGTCTTCCGAGTCGTCACTTAG
- a CDS encoding nuclear transport factor 2 family protein yields the protein MSVQADNRATVERFWSALDDGPPRGEALEAWKDIFAEDAVWEMPFAPEPLADTVPGRHLIGHFIDWFFYSVPDLRIDSLTVHDTTDPELFVLELHGKATVTQTGKIYANTYCTHMRIRDGKVVLIREYFNPNVVVEAFGRDVIAEGMSAVMAAAGVGVAQ from the coding sequence ATGAGCGTACAAGCGGACAACCGCGCGACGGTTGAGCGATTCTGGTCAGCCCTTGATGACGGTCCACCTCGCGGCGAGGCGTTAGAGGCTTGGAAGGACATCTTCGCCGAGGATGCCGTCTGGGAAATGCCTTTCGCACCAGAGCCACTCGCCGATACCGTCCCCGGCCGGCACCTGATCGGTCATTTCATCGACTGGTTTTTCTACTCCGTGCCGGACCTTCGGATCGATTCGCTGACCGTGCACGACACGACCGACCCCGAACTCTTCGTTCTGGAATTGCACGGAAAGGCGACGGTCACGCAAACCGGCAAGATCTACGCCAACACCTATTGCACCCACATGCGGATCCGGGACGGCAAGGTTGTGCTGATCCGCGAGTACTTCAACCCCAACGTTGTGGTCGAGGCCTTTGGGCGCGATGTGATCGCAGAGGGTATGTCGGCTGTGATGGCGGCCGCCGGAGTGGGGGTGGCCCAGTGA
- a CDS encoding NADP-dependent oxidoreductase has product MKPTNNRLFRLQRRPQGQVTENDLEWVEESIGELAAGQALIRTLYLSLDPTNRVWMSQLRSYIPPVELGAVMRGLGVGQVVESRRDDLPVGAFVLGFTGWQEYCVADDSILEFPFTVLPDPLPAPLPAFLGVLGHTGISAFIGIELGDPAPDETVVVSAAAGAVGSIAGQLAKQRGARVVGIAGGADKCRHLVEELGFDACVDRHSDDWREQLDAATPDGVDVDFENVGGPIMDHVLGRLNIGARVTLCGLISEYDTYSENGEVPGLRNANQLLMQRATLRGFIVTDHIDRYAEIIGKLAAALGEGSLTYDETIVEGLENARETLNDALSGGTRGKAVIQVASPVG; this is encoded by the coding sequence ATGAAACCCACCAACAATCGCCTCTTCCGCCTGCAGCGGCGGCCGCAAGGTCAGGTCACCGAGAACGATCTCGAGTGGGTTGAGGAGTCCATCGGTGAACTTGCCGCAGGGCAGGCGCTGATCCGCACTCTGTACCTGTCGCTCGACCCCACGAACCGGGTTTGGATGAGCCAGTTACGTTCCTACATACCGCCGGTCGAGTTGGGCGCGGTGATGCGCGGCCTCGGTGTCGGGCAGGTTGTCGAAAGCCGGCGAGACGATCTCCCGGTCGGCGCATTCGTGCTCGGCTTCACCGGGTGGCAAGAGTATTGTGTCGCAGACGATTCCATCCTGGAGTTCCCGTTCACCGTTCTTCCCGACCCGCTGCCTGCGCCGCTGCCCGCATTCCTCGGGGTGCTTGGCCACACCGGCATTTCCGCGTTCATCGGTATCGAACTGGGCGATCCTGCACCGGACGAAACGGTTGTTGTCTCAGCAGCAGCGGGCGCCGTCGGTTCTATCGCCGGTCAGCTCGCAAAGCAGCGTGGTGCTCGGGTCGTCGGTATCGCCGGCGGCGCCGACAAGTGCCGACATCTGGTGGAAGAACTGGGCTTTGACGCATGCGTCGACCGGCACTCGGACGACTGGCGCGAGCAACTCGACGCCGCGACGCCCGACGGCGTCGACGTCGACTTCGAGAACGTCGGCGGCCCGATCATGGATCACGTCTTGGGGCGGCTGAACATCGGCGCGCGCGTGACACTGTGTGGTCTGATCTCGGAGTACGACACCTACAGCGAAAACGGCGAAGTACCGGGTCTGCGCAACGCCAACCAGTTGCTCATGCAGCGAGCCACGTTGCGGGGCTTCATCGTCACCGACCACATCGACCGCTACGCCGAAATCATCGGAAAGCTGGCCGCGGCACTGGGCGAAGGCTCGTTGACATACGACGAGACCATTGTCGAAGGCCTGGAAAACGCACGAGAAACCCTCAACGACGCACTGTCCGGCGGCACCCGAGGGAAAGCGGTTATCCAGGTCGCATCGCCCGTCGGCTGA